From Panicum hallii strain FIL2 chromosome 2, PHallii_v3.1, whole genome shotgun sequence, a single genomic window includes:
- the LOC112881040 gene encoding histone acetyltransferase type B catalytic subunit-like, translating to MTLIAYQTRNPDEVGSEDCTSIQPFDLNHFFGEDGKIYGYKNLKINVWISAISFHGYADISFEETSDGGKGITDLKPVLQSIFGENLVEKEEFLQTFSKECEYIRDVVTNGNAIKHEGTTESDPTVEIVRVELQGAAAFLYSRLVPLVLLLVEGSTPIDIGEHGWEMLLVVKKTTQESVPKFQLLGFAAVHNFYHYPESTRLRISQILVLPPHQGEGHGLRLLEAINSIALSENIYDVTIEDPSDYLQYVRSSIDCLRLLTFDPIKPALSAMVSSLKETNLSKRTCSLRMVPPADLTETVRQKLKINRKQFLRCWEILVCLSLDSEDRKSMDNFRACIYDRTKGEILGGATGTNGKRLVQMPSSVNEEESFAVFWTQDCEDADDQTVEQQPEDLKTQEEQLNELVDNQMEEIVGVAKNVASRGKDKLAELLAR from the exons ATGACTCTTATTGCATATCAAA CAAGGAACCCTGACGAGGTGGGCTCTGAGGACTGCACTTCTATTCAaccatttgacctaaaccattTTTTTGGTGAAGATGGAAAGATATATGGTTACAAAAATCTTAAG ATAAATGTGTGGATAAGTGCAATATCATTCCATGGATATGCTGATATTTCATTTGAGGAAACATCTGAT GGAGGGAAAGGAATAACAGATCTAAAGCCTGTTCTTCAG AGCATTTTTGGAGAAAACTTGGTAGAAAAAGAGGAATTTCTGCAAACCTTTTCAAAGGAATGCGAATATATCAG AGATGTGGTGACAAATGGTAATGCCATAAAGCATGAAGGCACCACTGAATCAGATCCAACAGTTGAG ATTGTTCGAGTTGAACTCCAAGGTGCTGCTGCATTCCTTTATTCTCGTCTGGTGCCGCTTGTTCTGCTTCTGGTTGAAG GTTCCACTCCTATAGATATTGGAGAACATGGATGGGAAATGCTTCTGGTAGTAAAGAAGACAACACAAGAGTCTGTTCCAAAATTTCAGCTACTAGGTTTTGCAGCTGTCCATAATTTTTATCATTACCCTGAGAGCACTCGATTGCGAATCAGCCAG ATACTGGTATTGCCACCTCATCAGGGTGAAGGGCATGGCCTTCGTCTTCTTGAGGCAATCAATTCTATTGCACTATCAGAGAACATATATGATGTAACAATAGAAGACCCTTCAGACTACCTGCAGTATGTGCGTTCATCTATCGACTGCCTCCGTCTTCTCACATTTGATCCAATCAAGCCAGCGCTCAGTGCTATGGTCTCGTCTCTGAAGGAGACCAACCTGTCAAAAAGGACTTGCAGCTTGAGGATGGTTCCGCCAGCTGACCTGACCGAAACTGTCCGGCAGAAGCTGAAGATCAACAGGAAACAGTTCCTGCGGTGCTGGGAAATTCTGGTCTGTCTAAGCCTTGATTCTGAGGACCGTAAGAGCATGGACAACTTCAGGGCCTGCATATACGACCGCACCAAGGGTGAAATCCTTGGTGGCGCCACTGGAACCAACGGGAAGCGTCTGGTGCAGATGCCAAGCAGTGTGAACGAAGAGGAGTCCTTTGCTGTGTTCTGGACACAAGATTGTGAGGATGCGGACGACCAGACAGTTGAGCAGCAGCCAGAAGATCTCAAGACCCAGGAGGAGCAGCTCAATGAGCTCGTGGACAACCAAATGGAGGAGATTGTTGGGGTTGCGAAGAATGTTGCCTCGCGTGGGAAGGATAAGCTGGCAGAGCTGTTGGCTCGGTGA